A single window of Culicoides brevitarsis isolate CSIRO-B50_1 chromosome 3, AGI_CSIRO_Cbre_v1, whole genome shotgun sequence DNA harbors:
- the LOC134835416 gene encoding metabotropic glutamate receptor-like, with protein MEKEQKSVQLPGDIILGGLFPVHEKGENTPCGPKIYNRGVQRLEAMLYAVDKVNNDSQLLPNIRIGVQILDTCSRDTYALNQSLQFVRSALNTLDTSLFECADTSKPKMKSNVTGPVFGVIGGSYSSVSLQVANLLRLFHIPQISPASTAKALSDKTRFDLFARTVPPDSFQSIAMVDFVKKVNWSYLSVIYSEGSYGEYGYEAFHKEATERNVCIAIAEKVPSTADDKVFDAIISKLLKKPNAKGVILFTRAEDARRILQATRRANMTHPLHWVASDGWGKQSQLVEGLEDEAEGAITVELQSEYIPDFDEYMFGLTPETNQRNPWFEDYWQDTFACVLEKNYPLEVKEGTEAPKVCDTAARLSEKVANYEQESKTQFVVDAVYAFAYALHNLHNDLCVKGQPKSKQEMYRQTGGICREMGSYDGFEFYKNYLLNVSFIDLAGSEVKFDKQGDGLARYDILNYQKLNNSSGYHYKVVGKWKRELELNLQDVVWNHASELPTSACSLPCEAGMIKKQQGDTCCWVCDNCEEYEYVYDEYTCRDCGDGRWPHDDKLSCFDLEIQYMRWETIFALIPLAFSCIGIIVTFIVIGLFLKNHDTPLVRASGRELSYMLLVGILLCYCNTFVLLAKPTLGTCVVQRFGVGVGFSIIYGALLTKTNRIARIFLSASKTAKRPSYISPRSQVVITISLIAIQVLITMIWMIVEPAGTRFYYPSRKEVILKCNIQDMSFLFSQLYNMILITICTVYAVKTRKIPENFNESKFIGFTMYTTCIIWLAFIPIYFGTGNSYEIQITTLCVSINLSASVALICLYSPKVYILVFHPDKNVRKLTMNSAAYRKGGSSGPTGGIGTTSSYGPGAAAGGHFAASFKSSNAEQSPVMNAKNGSMGNSGVAMEAFKEPSSPALTSNTTIYNTPVHQQQQQQHLQKKNSIVMTTHDAKETQTTVSVASTDDDEINAEHAEAVVLL; from the exons ATGGAAAAGGAACAAAAG TCGGTGCAGTTACCCGGCGACATAATCCTCGGCGGGCTCTTTCCGGTGCACGAAAAGGGCGAAAATACGCCATGCGGTCCCAAAATCTACAATCGGGGCGTGCAGCGGCTCGAAGCGATGCTCTATGCCGTCGACAAAGTCAACAATGACTCACAATTGCTGCCGAATATCCGAATTGGCGTACAAATTCTCGACACGTGTTCGCGCGACACCTACGCCCTCAACCAAAGCTTGCAATTCGTTCGCAGCGCCCTCAATACGCTCGATACCTCGTTGTTCGAGTGTGCCGACACCTCCAAGCCCAAAATGAAGTCAAATGTCACGGGACCCGTTTTCGGTGTCATTGGCGGCTCTTATAGCTCCGTATCGCTTCAAGTAGCGAATTTACTTCGTCTCTTTCACATTCCGCAAATTTCACCGGCATCCACGGCAAAAGCTCTCAGTGACAAGACGCGATTTGATCTTTTCGCGCGAACTGTTCCGCCAGATTCCTTTCAGTCGATCGCGATGGtcgattttgtgaaaaaagtcAACTGGAGCTACTTGTCTGTGATTTACTCGGAAGGATCGTATGGCGAATACGGCTACGAAGCCTTCCATAAAGAAGCGACGGAACGAAATGTGTGCATTGCCATTGCAGAAAAGGTCCCAAGTACCGCGGATGACAAAGTTTTCGACGCCATCATCAGTAAATTGCTGAAAAAGCCGAATGCCAAAGGAGTGATTTTATTTACGCGAGCGGAAGATGCGAGGAGAATTTTGCAAGCGACGCGACGGGCGAATATGACGCATCCGCTGCATTGGGTAGCGAGTGATGGGTGGGGGAAGCAATCGCAACTCGTCGAAGGGCTGGAAGACGAAGCGGAAGGTGCGATAACGGTTGAACTGCAATCCGAGTATATTCCGGATTTTGACGAGTACATGTTTGGGCTGACGCCAGAGACAAATCAGCGGAATCCGTGGTTCGAGGATTATTGGCAAGATACGTTCGCGTGTGTGCTGGAGAAGAATTACCCGTTGGAGGTGAAGGAAGGGACCGAAGCGCCGAAGGTTTGTGATACGGCGGCTCGTTTGTCGGAAAAAGTAGCCAA ctacGAACAAGAGTCAAAAACACAATTTGTCGTTGATGCAGTTTATGCGTTCGCCTATGCCTTGCACAACTTGCACAACGATTTGTGTGTGAAGGGCCAGCCGAAGAGCAAACAGGAAATGTATCGGCAAACGGGAGGCATTTGTCGCGAAATGGGCAGCTACGACGGATtcgaattttacaaaaattatttattgaatgtgTCATTCATCG ATTTGGCTGGCAGTGAAGTAAAATTCGATAAACAGGGTGACGGATTAGCGCGCTACGACATTCTGAACTATCAAAAGCTAAACAACTCATCGGGATACCATTATAAG GTGGTTGGCAAATGGAAACGAGAACTGGAGTTGAATTTGCAGGATGTCGTCTGGAATCATGCAAGCGAATTGCCGACATCTGCCTGTTCGTTGCCGTGCGAAGCTGGCATGATTAAAAAGCAACAG GGCGACACCTGTTGCTGGGTATGTGACAACTGCGAAGAGTACGAATACGTGTACGACGAGTACACGTGTCGCGATTGCGGCGATGGCAGATGGCCACATGACGATAAACTCTCGTGTTTCGACTTGGAGATCCAATACATGCGATGGGAAACAATTTTTGCCCTAATTCCGTTGGCATTTTCGTGCATCGGCATCATTGTGACGTTCATCGTGATCGGATTGTTCCTCAAAAATCACGATACGCCCTTGGTTCGAGCATCAGGGCGAGAACTTAGTTACATGTTGCTCGTCGGAATTTTATTGTGTTATTGCAACACGTTTGTGCTGCTGGCAAAACCGACGCTTGGCACGTGCGTCGTGCAACGATTTGGCGTTGGCGTGGGATTTTCCATCATTTATGGCGCACTTTTGACGAAAACAAATCGCATCGCGAGGATTTTCCTGTCGGCATCGAAAACGGCAAAAAGACCGAGTTACATTAGTCCAAGGTCACAAGTTGTCATCACGATTTCGCTGATCG ctATACAAGTTCTCATAACAATGATTTGGATGATTGTCGAGCCAGCAGGAACACGTTTCTATTATCCGAGTCGAAAAGAAGTGATATTAAAGTGTAATATTCAAGacatgtcatttttattttcgcaaTTGTACAACATGATTTTAATCACAATTTGCACCGTGTATGCCGTAAAAACGCGCAAAATCCCGGAAAACTTCAAcgagtcaaaatttattggcTTCACCATGTACACGACATGCATAATTTGGCTGGCTTTCATACCGATCTACTTTGGCACGGGTAACTCTTATGAA aTTCAAATTACCACGCTTTGTGTATCAATCAATCTAAGTGCTTCTGTGGCACTCATCTGCCTGTATTCGCCTAAAGTTTACATATTGGTCTTCCATCCGgacaaaaatgttcgaaaattgacgaTGAACTCGGCGGCGTATCGCAAGGGTGGCAGCAGCGGACCAACGGGCGGCATTGGCACGACATCGAGTTACGGACCTGGCGCAGCGGCAGGAGGACACTTTGCTGCGAGCTTCAAAAGTAGCAATGCGGAACAATCGCCCGTGATGAATGCGAAAAATGGTTCCATGGGAAATTCGGGTGTTGCGATGGAAGCTTTTAAAG AACCAAGTTCGCCCGCTTTAACATCAAACACCACAATTTACAATACTCCAGttcatcagcagcagcagcaacagcattTGCAGAAGAAAAACAGCATTGTTATGACGACGCACGATGCCAAGGAAACACAAACAACTGTTAGTGTTGCATCAacggatgatgatgaaatcAATGCTGAACATGCCGAAGCAGTGGTTTTACTCTAA